A single genomic interval of Saccharomyces eubayanus strain FM1318 chromosome IV, whole genome shotgun sequence harbors:
- the SMP1 gene encoding Smp1p encodes MGRRKIEIEPIKDDRNRTVTFIKRKAGLFKKAHELSVLCQVDIAVIILGSNNTFYEYSSVDMGKLINVHQNNADLPHNVIEPSDYGDYVKKPHVVLNEKKRRRRRTAVLEPDSNFGNSALSGQNSSGNQSSGNLNVLPVSNEIEHAAIGTSLVNAQGNVSRNGSNISDHSKNGINYAMPRDQLHLGGGFYTNIYKDINGQQFQVDRVPYGDRMDKRMKLDSQQFFPGPNQPGYGSYYPSPYDNLPKPALPSNLMNNIPPVQSQFVQIIPANSNTIGRSFDVTNDNVTFRTRQTMSPPVDDVPSTSDGPAPVQTMVHHLNQLNRNRGKLSEKPALKLSIPKATADTSRESPTICPTTTSPKMAVQTNFKNPPCGSTFSPFSHSKILEIRSNDIKSSNHSGQSTCAQVNSKTFFLKPPIGRPPKFPKSPSTSIVIYPTPVPNPSSSSVNSIGSPK; translated from the coding sequence ATGGGtagaagaaagattgaGATTGAGCCTATCAAGGACGATAGGAATCGTACGGTAACTTTCATAAAACGAAAAGCAGgacttttcaagaaagcTCATGAACTGTCCGTACTATGCCAAGTGGATATTGCTGTCATTATATTGGGATCTAATAATACCTTTTATGAATACTCTTCTGTCGATATGGGAAAGTTAATCAATGTCCACCAAAACAATGCCGATCTTCCTCATAACGTCATAGAGCCTTCCGATTATGGTGACTATGTCAAGAAACCGCATGTTGTcctaaatgaaaaaaaacgtaGGCGAAGAAGAACGGCCGTGTTAGAACCTGATTCCAACTTTGGAAACAGCGCACTTTCCGGTCAGAATTCATCTGGAAATCAAAGTAGTGGGAACTTGAACGTTCTGCCGGTATCAAATGAAATCGAACACGCTGCTATAGGAACATCGTTGGTAAACGCCCAAGGAAACGTATCCCGTAATGGATCCAATATTTCCGaccattcaaaaaatggtaTAAATTACGCTATGCCACGAGATCAGTTGCACCTTGGAGGGGGGTTTTATACTAACATATACAAAGATATTAATGGTCAACAATTCCAAGTAGATAGAGTACCTTATGGAGATCGCATGGATAAGAGGATGAAATTGGATAGTCAGCAATTCTTTCCTGGACCCAATCAGCCTGGCTATGGTAGTTATTATCCGTCACCTTATGATAATTTACCAAAACCCGCGTTACCTTCAAATCTAATGAACAATATTCCGCCCGTCCAATCGcaatttgttcaaattATTCCGGCGAATTCAAACACAATTGGAAGGTCATTTGATGTCACGAATGATAACGTGACATTTCGGACAAGACAAACTATGTCCCCGCCGGTTGATGATGTTCCGAGTACATCAGATGGACCTGCTCCAGTGCAGACAATGGTACATCATTTAAATCAGCTAAATAGAAATAGAGGGAAGCTCTCAGAAAAGCCCGCTTTGAAGTTAAGCATCCCGAAGGCTACAGCTGATACAAGTCGAGAGTCTCCAACAATATGTCCAACTACCACATCGCCGAAAATGGCCGTCCAAACTAATTTCAAGAACCCTCCTTGTGGTAGCACTTTTTCGCCATTCTCccattccaaaattttggaaattagGAGCAATGATATCAAGAGTTCGAATCATAGTGGCCAATCCACTTGCGCACAAGTAAATAgtaaaacattttttctcAAGCCACCGATTGGTAGACCTCCAAAGTTTCCGAAAAGCCCGTCTACTTCTATTGTAATATATCCTACCCCTGTACCCAATCCAAGCTCAAGCTCGGTAAATTCGATTGGATCTCCTAAATAA
- the YPC1 gene encoding phytoceramidase — MGRFRWDYPENSVSGFWGETTSTIDWCEENYVVSPYIAEWSNTLTNXVFILSAVYTTYSAYKNKLEKRFLLIGFGYGLVGVGSLLFHMTLKYRFQLLDELPMIYAMCVPTWSLVCEAKEALLNGDNQRKVPLFEQIFIGLIIAVAVTTASILYVIYKNVDIHQILFGVQIVVVAAAAVILTYRYVHDPLAKRNLRTSMALGAVLFLSGYISWLLDIHLCSFWVYVRRSILALPLGVLLELHGWWHILTGMGIYFYIVSLEHLRVITLNVSSDYLFIWRWKVFPELVRKGRNPSTRYSLELFGPYVENQSVEANKKKN, encoded by the coding sequence ATGGGAAGATTTCGTTGGGATTATCCAGAAAACTCTGTATCTGGCTTTTGGGGCGAAACAACCTCGACCATCGACTGGTGCGAAGAGAACTATGTGGTCTCTCCATATATTGCAGAATGGTCAAACACTCTCACAAACRGTGTGTTTATACTTTCTGCCGTATATACAACCTACTCCGCATACAAGAACAAGCTGGAGAAAAGGTTTTTACTAATAGGATTCGGGTACGGCTTAGTCGGTGTGGGATCATTGCTATTCCATATGACTTTAAAGTACAGATTTCAATTGCTGGACGAGTTACCCATGATATACGCCATGTGTGTTCCGACATGGAGTCTAGTTTGTGAGGCCAAAGAGGCGCTGCTCAATGGGGACAATCAAAGAAAGGTTCCATTATTCGAACAGATATTTATCGGACTCATTATTGCTGTAGCCGTCACAACAGCAAGCATACTTTACGTTATATACAAGAACGTCGATATTCACCAGATTCTGTTTGGGGTGCAAATCGTAGTCGTTGCTGCTGCCGCGGTAATCTTAACATATCGATACGTCCATGACCCACTTGCCAAAAGAAATCTTCGCACTTCAATGGCACTTGGAGCAGTGTTATTCTTATCGGGTTACATATCATGGCTATTAGACATCCATCTATGTTCATTCTGGGTGTATGTTAGAAGAAGCATTCTGGCCTTACCGCTTGGTGTACTACTTGAATTACACGGATGGTGGCATATTTTGACTGGAATGGGAATTTATTTCTatattgtttctttggaaCATTTAAGGGTCATTACATTGAACGTTAGCTCTGATTACCTGTTTATTTGGAGATGGAAAGTGTTCCCTGAATTGGTAAGAAAAGGACGCAATCCGTCAACAAGATACTCTCTTGAACTATTTGGGCCTTATGTAGAAAATCAGTCAGTCGAGGCtaataagaagaagaattag
- the MBA1 gene encoding Mba1p produces MLQKSSRIAPNYAYEMNLLKPAYFNSPTKSLLISINRQRLFTTSRLTLNKESEPTEKKDKSKQQDFNPRHLGVASEVFIPSAYKNLPSVFTHPLIVANALVRRLYTFGLNSVQVALFRFQSGIKPSFLLWKNKAIETYVNVNTSFARKNLSEIKGSVSLWVQEALEARSRQLPSNATLDWQLIKFNAVPKLVSIQPIMVPGMPLEHLQLIYKLDTKQRLINVNQQTKKSEILDRDVVDYVAFLCDATTNDMILMGSLFENKPNDKLPKSHEDDTKVAIHRMKVNGDIYRLPSH; encoded by the coding sequence ATGCTTCAGAAATCTAGCAGAATCGCTCCAAACTACGCTTATGAGATGAACCTACTAAAACCTGCATATTTTAACTCTCCCACAAAGTCTTTGTTGATATCAATCAATAGACAACGACTATTTACAACTTCGCGGTTGACTTTAAATAAGGAAAGTGAACCcacagaaaagaaagacaaaaGCAAACAGCAGGATTTCAATCCTAGGCATTTGGGGGTTGCATCAGAAGTATTCATTCCTTCAGCCTACAAAAATCTTCCTAGCGTATTTACTCATCCCCTTATTGTTGCGAATGCCTTAGTCAGAAGACTTTACACTTTTGGCTTAAACTCTGTTCAAGTTGCGTTATTTCGTTTCCAATCGGGCATTAAACCATCTTTCTTACTctggaaaaacaaagctaTTGAGACGTATGTTAATGTAAATACATCATTTGCTCGTAAAAATCTATCGGAAATAAAAGGATCTGTCTCATTATGGGTTCAAGAGGCCCTAGAAGCCAGATCCCGTCAACTGCCAAGCAATGCCACATTAGACTGGCAATTGATCAAGTTCAATGCTGTTCCGAAATTGGTATCCATACAACCCATCATGGTCCCTGGAATGCCCCTAGAACACTTACAATTAATATATAAACTCGATACAAAACAAAGACTAATCAACGTCAATCAACAAACCAAGAAAAGCGAGATATTGGATCGCGATGTTGTGGACTATGTTGCCTTTTTATGTGATGCGACGACCAATGATATGATATTGATGGGGtctttatttgaaaataagcCGAATGATAAACTACCAAAGAGTCATGAAGATGACACGAAAGTTGCCATACATAGAATGAAGGTTAATGGAGACATATATCGTTTGCCTTCCCATTAG
- the PCH2 gene encoding Pch2p → MVSLGIISFHSGSSGTSFFEKYQEILKKIAIKCSSLDISGRTTRKLPLMCLSEYFRTFPVEHNEFVVALAMSARKLGSARK, encoded by the exons atggtATCTTTAGGTATAATTTCGTTTCACTCTGGATCTTCCGGAACCTCATTCTTTGAGAaatatcaagaaattttaaagaaaattgcaATAAAATGCTCG TCCCTTGACATCAGCGGCAGAACTACAAGAAAATTACCATTGATGTGTCTTTCCGAATACTTCCGGACATTTCCTGTTGAACATAATGAGTTCGTCGTGGCATTAGCCATGTCAGCGCGAAAGCTGGGCAGTGCGCGGAAATAG
- the GDT1 gene encoding putative ribosome biosynthesis protein GDT1 — MKHIIKKASVLTLLPLIAAAAAAATSATSVDNAETPVDTEGPAHLKSFLMSISMIGLSEIGDKTFLIAALMAMRHQRLLVFSAAATSLAIMTVLSGVVGHSVVAFLSERYTAFLAGMLFLVFGYKLTMEGLEMSKDAGVEEEMAEVEEEIAVNDINKGMDDVEKGGEATHAKQLRNSSTVTKFLHKFRELASFMFSPVWVQIFLMVFLGELGDRSQISIIAMATDSDYWFVIAGAVVGHAICSGLAVVGGKLLATRISIRTITLASSFLFFIFALLYIYQAFTISN, encoded by the coding sequence ATGAAACATATTATAAAGAAGGCATCCGTACTTACTCTGCTACCACTTATCGCCGCAGCCGCAGCCGCAGCCACCTCAGCTACCTCAGTTGATAATGCAGAGACTCCTGTGGACACTGAAGGCCCAGCACATTTAAAATCCTTTTTAATGTCCATTTCTATGATTGGGCTTTCTGAAATTGGTGACAAAACCTTTTTGATTGCAGCTTTGATGGCTATGCGTCATCAACGACTTTTGGTGTTTTCAGCAGCAGCCACATCTCTTGCGATAATGACTGTTTTGTCTGGTGTAGTGGGCCATTCCGTTGTTGCCTTTCTTTCCGAGCGCTATACAGCATTCTTGGCTGGTATGCTGTTTCTGGTGTTCGGTTATAAATTGACCATGGAAGGTTTGGAAATGTCTAAGGACGCAGgagttgaagaagaaatggCCGAAGTCGAGGAGGAAATTGCAGTCAATGACATCAACAAGGGTATGGAcgatgttgaaaaaggtGGTGAAGCTACTCACGCTAAACAGTTGAGGAACTCTTCGACAGTTACAAAATTTTTACATAAATTCCGTGAACTAGCATCGTTTATGTTTTCACCAGTTTGggttcaaatatttttgatggTCTTTTTGGGAGAACTAGGCGACCGTTCACAAATCAGTATTATTGCCATGGCTACTGACAGTGACTATTGGTTTGTTATTGCAGGTGCCGTTGTTGGGCATGCTATTTGCAGTGGTCTAGCCGTGGTAGGTGGGAAACTATTGGCTACAAGAATCAGCATAAGAACTATCACTCTTGCTAgttcatttttgttcttcatttttgctcttctttatatttatcAAGCATTcacaatttcaaattga
- the NTC20 gene encoding Ntc20p, protein MPSLRDLTIERNKSLSQLRARINKANKLSTTEFGAPFLKALDGTVNGHVLQPSPSSDSLSTIEQEISHIEMGEEDQHSHISLQRDQQTVRIGKVSETGDLKAKLASAMEELEKKTDETINSIIRKRLLQNSNYEHDTSTGPG, encoded by the coding sequence ATGCCTTCTCTCCGAGACTTAACAATAgagagaaacaaaagtttAAGTCAGTTAAGAGCCCGTATTAACAAGGCTAACAAGCTAAGCACAACCGAGTTTGGTGCTCCCTTTTTGAAGGCTTTAGATGGAACTGTTAACGGCCATGTACTTCAACCGTCACCGTCCTCTGATTCATTGAGCACtattgaacaagaaattagTCATATCGAAATGGGTGAGGAAGACCAGCATTCACACATTTCTCTTCAGAGAGATCAGCAAACAGTACGCATTGGCAAAGTCTCTGAAACTGGCGACCTCAAAGCTAAGCTCGCGTCTGCTATGGAAGAGctcgaaaagaaaactgatGAAACGATCAATAGCATAATAAGGAAAAGGTTACTACAAAATTCCAATTACGAACATGATACAAGCACTGGACCAGGCTAA
- the RPS9B gene encoding 40S ribosomal protein uS4 RPS9B: MVRLDSEKHVDFAPTSPFGGARPGRVARRNAARKAESSGEAAEEADEE; the protein is encoded by the coding sequence ATGGTCAGATTGGACTCTGAAAAGCATGTCGACTTTGCCCCAACTTCTCCATTTGGTGGTGCTAGACCAGGTAGAGTTGCTAGAAGAAACGCCGCCAGAAAGGCCGAATCTTCCGGTGAAGCTGCTGAAGAAGCTGACgaagaataa
- the RPL21A gene encoding 60S ribosomal protein eL21, with protein MGKSHGYRSRTRYMFQRDFRKHGAVHLSTYLKIYKVGDIVDIKANGSIQKGMPHKFYQGKTGVVYNVTKSSVGVIINKMVGNRYLEKRLNLRVEHIKHSKCRQEFLERVKANAAKRVEAKAQGVAVQLKRQPAQPRESRIVSTEGNVPQTLAPVAYETFI; from the exons ATGGGTAAATC ACACGGTTACAGATCTCGTACTCGTTACATGTTCCAACGTGACTTCAGAAAGCATGGTGCCGTCCATCTTTCTACTTACTTGAAGATCTACAAGGTTGGTGACATTGTCGATATCAAGGCCAATGGTTCTATCCAAAAGGGTATGCCACACAAGTTTTACCAAGGTAAGACTGGTGTTGTTTACAACGTTACTAAGTCTTCTGTTGGTGTCATCATCAACAAGATGGTTGGTAACAGATATCTAGAAAAGAGATTGAACTTGAGAGTTGAACACATCAAGCATTCCAAGTGTAGacaagaatttttggaaagagttAAGGCTAATGCTGCTAAGCGTGTTGAAGCCAAGGCTCAAGGTGTTGCCGTCCAATTGAAGAGACAACCAGCTCAACCAAGAGAATCCCGTATTGTTTCTACTGAAGGTAACGTTCCTCAAACTTTGGCTCCAGTTGCATACGAAACTTTCATCTAA
- the RIM2 gene encoding Rim2p — MPKKSIEEWEGDAIESVPYLASDEKGSNYKEATQIPLDPKQIEIENHPTVKPWVHFVAGGIGGMAGAVVTCPFDLVKTRLQSDIFLNVYKSQAANISKVSTRPKSINYVIQAGTHFKETLGIIGNVYKQEGFRSLFKGLGPNLVGVIPARSINFFTYGTTKDMYAKAFNNGQETPMVHLMAAATAGWATATATNPIWLIKTRVQLDKAGKSSVRHYKNSWDCLKSVLKNEGITGLYKGLSASYLGSVEGILQWLLYEQMKHIIKQRSIEKFGYQSEGAKSRSEKIKEWCQRSGSAGLAKFVASIATYPHEVVRTRLRQTPKENGKRKYTGLIQSFKIIIKEEGLFSMYSGLTPHLMRTVPNSIIMFGTWEIVIRLLS, encoded by the coding sequence ATGCCTAAAAAGTCTATTGAAGAATGGGAAGGTGATGCTATCGAATCGGTCCCTTATTTGGCAAGTGATGAAAAGGGTTCAAATTATAAGGAGGCCACACAAATCCCATTAGATCcaaaacaaattgaaattgaaaatcatCCAACAGTAAAACCATGGGTACATTTTGTTGCTGGCGGTATTGGGGGCATGGCAGGTGCTGTGGTTACTTGCCCCTTTGATTTGGTGAAAACTCGACTACAAAGTGATATATTTCTGAATGTGTACAAGTCGCAGGCCGCCAATATAAGTAAAGTGTCTACTCGTCCGAAAAGTATCAATTATGTTATTCAAGCTGGGACTCACTTCAAAGAAACACTGGGAATCATTGGCAATGTGTACAAACAGGAAGGTTTCAGGAGCTTGTTCAAAGGTTTGGGTCCTAATTTGGTTGGGGTTATTCCAGCGAGAAGtatcaatttctttacttACGGTACTACCAAAGATATGTACGCCAAAGCGTTCAATAATGGTCAAGAGACTCCTATGGTTCATCTCATGGCTGCTGCAACAGCGGGTTGGGCAACGGCAACGGCAACCAATCCTATTTGGTTGATTAAGACTAGAGTACAGCTTGATAAAGCCGGAAAATCATCAGTTAGACATTACAAAAACTCCTGGGATTGTTTGAAGAGTGTTCTCAAAAATGAAGGTATCACTGGTTTGTACAAAGGTTTAAGTGCTTCGTATTTGGGATCTGTTGAAGGTATCCTCCAATGGCTGTTATATGAACAAATGAAGCACataataaaacaaagatctattgaaaaattcggATATCAATCTGAAGGTGCAAAAAGCAGATCTGAGAAAATTAAGGAATGGTGCCAAAGATCAGGAAGTGCTGGTCTTGCAAAGTTTGTAGCCAGTATAGCTACGTACCCACATGAAGTTGTAAGGACAAGATTAAGGCAAACACCTAAGGAGAATGGTAAACGGAAGTATACAGGTCTAATacaaagtttcaaaatcataatCAAAGAGGAGGGCCTATTTTCAATGTACAGTGGGTTGACCCCACATTTAATGAGAACAGTTCCCAACAGTATAATAATGTTTGGCACATGGGAGATTGTTATACGGTTATTGTCATGA
- the MED8 gene encoding RNA polymerase II mediator complex subunit MED8, which translates to MSQSNGSLVPEGNQGSLQEDVNPDFNGVPGQALDAVRMRLAQLTHSLRRIRDEMSKAELPQWYTLQSQLNVTLSQLVSVTSTLQHFQESLDSTVVYPLPKFPTTSHESLITTLLRKKNIPEVDEWMKYARETSGITTNLLKDEEIQKLLQQDKDITNWARNTFGNEFEKHDFKHEEALNEEDASLLVRDTKPSKPFNVDVILKFTHAGEKPISIDTTPKLTTG; encoded by the coding sequence ATGTCACAATCCAACGGATCACTTGTGCCAGAAGGCAACCAAGGCTCCCTCCAAGAAGATGTTAATCCTGATTTCAATGGAGTACCTGGCCAAGCTTTAGATGCTGTACGTATGCGGTTGGCTCAATTAACTCATTCATTGAGAAGAATCAGGGATGAGATGTCTAAAGCTGAACTACCGCAATGGTATACACTACAATCACAACTAAACGTCACATTGTCGCAACTCGTGTCCGTTACATCTACCTTGCAACATTTCCAAGAATCTTTAGATTCAACGGTCGTTTATCCATTGCCTAAATTTCCAACTACTTCGCATGAAAGTTTGATCACTAcacttttgagaaaaaagaacattcCTGAAGTAGATGAATGGATGAAATACGCTAGAGAAACATCCGGAATAACGACAAATTTGTTgaaggatgaagaaatacAGAAGCTATTACAACAGGACAAAGACATAACAAACTGGGCACGTAATACGTTTGGAaacgaatttgaaaaacacGATTTCAAACATGAAGAGGCCCTAAATGAAGAGGATGCTTCACTCCTTGTACGAGATACCAAGCCATCAAAACCTTTTAACGTTGACGTTATTTTAAAGTTTACACATGCAGGAGAAAAACCAATTTCGATAGATACGACGCCGAAATTGACTACTGGTTGA
- the AIM4 gene encoding Aim4p encodes MIELNGPQEHPKNNIRAKRVTKLQHLDKKRVRDQIELLTKKLDKNQEETRLLAKLRDDLQASDERLIGYEGNNSELGVRSIFYDKDWNPKGAAPSNYRNIPYNPGTFERRTEVKVRLRNLGNIVLPGESPK; translated from the coding sequence ATGATTGAATTGAATGGACCGCAAGAACACCCAAAGAACAATATAAGAGCGAAAAGAGTGACCAAGCTTCAACACCTAGACAAGAAGAGAGTACGAGATCAAATTGAATTGCTCACTAAAAAACTAGATAAAAACCAAGAGGAAACACGCCTACTGGCTAAGTTGAGAGATGATTTACAAGCTTCTGACGAACGTTTAATAGGTTATGAAGGGAATAATAGTGAACTTGGTGTAAGGAGTATATTCTATGATAAAGATTGGAATCCGAAGGGAGCTGCACCATCAAATTACAGAAATATTCCGTACAATCCTGGAACTTTCGAAAGGCGAACCGAAGTTAAAGTCAGACTAAGGAATCTTGGAAATATTGTCTTACCAGGCGAAAGCCCAAAATAG